From the Vanacampus margaritifer isolate UIUO_Vmar chromosome 14, RoL_Vmar_1.0, whole genome shotgun sequence genome, the window ACGCAGTTTGTGCTCCTCTTTCTGCTCCTTGGTCCCGCCACGCTTCTTCCCGTAGTCCAACCTGCAGGAAAGAACATGTAGCATCGACTCAAGCGCCACACATGCGACttatgacctctttttatgtcATGTacgtacacttgcacaatcttGGGTGTAAACAGCTTGAGAGGGACAGGCTTCTTCTTATCGAAGACCAGACGGCTGCGAGCGAGCGGAGCACCGCCAAGGACCTCCAGGATTGACGCTCGGACCTCCTGCAGTACATTTAaggaatttttttgtaatcagtgAGTGACTGGCTGTgatcttaacttttttttttttttgctaaagttTATATTAACATTTCGTCCAAACTGGAATATTTCTGAGTTCAAAAtaactctttttatttatttattttttttttcaaataaaaacttttccCATGCATGATAATATGTACATAACTATAATCGAAAGGGAAATAGTTCTGTTcaatcactcaaaaaaaaaaagtcctggtTGGTATAACACAAGAAAAAGATACGAGTTAAAGGTAACCCACCTTTAAAGGCTCTGGCATCAAGTTTGAGGAGAGGTGTTGCGAGAGcagcgctgtgattggctgaaagATGTGTGTGAAACAGCCCAGGTCCTTGTAGAGCACACAGCATTTGTTCAGCAGCTCCAAGCATATGGACACGCATGTCAACCTGACAAGAACAACATTACACAATTCTTTAGCACTTATAAACGCACTACATGGAATTGCAAaactgtcaacaaaagtggggacaAAAACTTGATGTTTTAGTAACAATTTAACATTCCGTACTGTCATACAagtgtcaagttttttttaaactaaaacacagtctaaaaataataaattgtttatatatatataaaaaaaaaaaaacatttttttaaaattactttaagTTTGCTTTTCTATTTTGATGAAAACACAAACTAAATCAaaccaaattaatttaaaaaatactttaaaaaataatcaataaaatctaatttcatttcattttaaaaataaaatacattatttaaaaaaattatcaaatagtgctttaaagaggaagtcaaccccaaaaaattctccataacaatatattgtatttataagcattctgattaatattgtgtttgcatTGTATCTCATGGATCAAATGTCATGACAAGGCGAATATTAGgaaatagaatgttttcaagGATGTTGTCAATGATCAGAGCGTTTCACATTAAATCTACTTCACAGAGTGTCactaaacacaaaatattagtgtcaaagtcactgttgtgcagaattttttttctcattttttccaTTATAGCTTGGTGTCCACTCAAATAACCTATTTTCAAACGGTGATTATTAAAGAACAGATTAAGGCAgaatctcacttttttttccaatgagagaatggaatccaatctttcatgtGCTATCCACcgtgtttatgtagtcatagcacacgatattctgtttgcctcaaaagttgagtgaaaatgcttgAAATTGGCTGTCACTGCAGGGGTTGTCTTTTTGGATAATGTTTGgtagtaaaagagttaaaatacaaatgttatcatcattatttattaaaaataataaatgataacataataaaaataaatgcactaGACGCGTAGTGGTACATCTGACTGCCTTTCATGCAGACAGCGCAGGTTCGATTCCTAGCCAGTACCCCAATACCTGGATGCTGCttgtcttgaaaacaaaaatgaaaaaaaaaatcaatgggaGGGACTGACTGTGTCGAACCCTGACGGGACCATTCGAAAGTCACAACAACCAACGGCTACCTGTAGTGATCTGCATCAAGATCCTTCTTTAACGTGAGGCGCTGCGTGGCAGACAGTGGCAAGCTTTTCCTACTCCAGCTCTTCCAGGATTCCGGGTCCGACAGCACCAGCAGATTGCTGTATTTCCCCGTGCTTCGAAAAGGTGGAACCACTCTGTAACCTGTAttatcaagtaaaaaaataaaaaataaaaatcagtttgTTGGCAGCAACGATGCGATGGCTTGAAGATGAGATGGCGCCAACCTGCAGACGTCTTGTCCCCCACGGCTAAGTGCAGCGTTCCGGACAGGAAGTTAACGAGCTCGGGCAGGAAGCGCTTGGAAAAAGAGACGTACTCCACCGCCACACAGCACAACACTAAACCCGACGTTACGTCCTGTAATGACCTCACCGGACACTGCACACACATCATTTGGAGTCTTTATATCGCAATATACTGGATGTGCTTGAAAAGTGACCGTTACGTATGTATTCAAACAACGTGTGATGTACTATGAAAATGGTATGTTCAgtgatatatatgtgtgttgtATTATGACTGTGGCTATGTACCTTCGTGAGAGCTTGGCATATGTAGAGTAGCGCTGGTGTGGTGACAGGATGTCGAAAGTCAGACGTAGGAAACAGCAATGCCGCCACCTTCAGGTAAATTAGCTAGAAGCACACACAAATATTCataacaaataaacacaaagcTATCTTGCTCCATTGCACGATTGAAGTGACATGAAAATATTCAGGGTTCCTACTTCATACAAACTTAAGACTTTCTATTGTAAATTAAATGCAAGACTTCACAATCCTGTTGTCTAAAGTTGCTACAGtacggtacaaaaaaaaagtctaatgtAGTGGTTGCTGTACTttactggaggaaaaaaatggattaaatgatcagaggtgccaaatccaggtccagaaagtacaaaTCCTgtcacagtttagctttagccgcaggtgctagtagctagcacccatggtgctcgtttacctgctaggaagcgagctagctaactagctagctagcacccatggtgcttgtttatctACTAGggagctagatagatagctagcactaagggctaaagccaaactgtggcagggtttttactttctggacctggatttgccgcctCTGAACTAGGTGTTGCTTGGTTCAGAAAATAAAACCTATGTTGAGGGCCCataaaattggtaaaattagGGTAAGAAAATGGGTTAAGAAATAGTTCATACCATGTCTAGTGTTGGGAAGGCAGCATTCCCTTTGACTTCAAGCACTTCCTCCATGCTGTGAGCAGCATCTCCAATGATAGTCTGCATAGACTTGCAGGCTGCTTCTGGAAACATCTGACACAAGCTGTACACCTCTCtacacagaggataaagaaacaATACTTAATTTATTGACAAAACGATTTAAATCAGCAGGCTGACAATCGACTCACGGAATTAGCTTGTCAATGATGGTTAGTTCAGGCGGACTCCGACAGGCCAGTTCTCCAAGGTACTCCAACAGAAATCCTACCAGGTTCTGAAACACAGATATTATTAAATCATAATACGTAAGCTTaataccacaaaataaatacactatTGTACCTGCAGTTTGAACTTATTTCCCACAGCCAGACTGGGGTGGTTGCACTTTTGAGTCCGGGCCATGATGAGGCGCTGGTTGTCAGGGGTGTGACCGCGAAGTAGCTTTTCAAGGTCTTTGGAGCTTTCTGGAACTGTAAGAACCATAAACAATGCAAGCTGCTATACATGCTAACAATATTAGAGGCTAATGCTTTTACCACTGCTAATGGTGACCAgtgaagcattaaaaaaaggagCTAACTGACAGGTAAAGCAACTTAAATCAATGCTAAGAGGTAGCTAAATGGTAGCTAATACACTGCTAATCAAAGATGGCAACACAGGCCAATAAAATGCTGAAAGGAAAGCTAATATATCAGCTAGCGCCAAACAGACAGCTCATAAAGCCCAACATACTgcttatatataatatataattgatTCATTCAACTTTACATAGTTTATGTTGTTAACTTGAATAAATGACTGTGCCACTCTCTGCTCCCTTAATTGCGCCACagggatcaataaagttttGTGAACCTAATAATGTAATTGAATGCTAACACTAGCTAACGATACATTGTTAACAGACTAATCAGAGAGGTTTGTTACCAGTGAACGTGTACGGAAGTTCGGCTTTGGCTGCTTCCTGCAGGGCCGCCTTCTCCTCTTCACTCTTTTTCGGTTtgatctcctcctcctcctcttcctcgcttTCTTGCTCCGATTCCAAATCTGAGTGACCATCCTCTTCCTtctccacttcctcctcctcttcatcatcatcatcatcatcattctcttcttcttcttccgcaTTGCTGCCACCATccgcctcttcttcttcttcctcattGCTGCCACCATcaccctcttcttcctcctcacaTTCTTCTTCACCTTTTTCTCCATCTTCATCTGGCTCCTCATCAAGGTTCCATTTGCCATCCTTTACAACAGAGCAAGCATGTATAACATACATATTTCCTGTACAATACGGGTTCATGTACAGTATCTCGTGTCACCTTGTAAGCTAAAGTTTTCTTGTCCTCTTTGTCAAGGATGAATCCATCTTGGAGGTCGTCGGCCGACATGTAAGTACGATTCGGCGCTGCTTCCGCCTCTTCATCACCCATCATCCTCCTTAGTCGATCCGCCTTTGAGGGAAATCAAGGTGGGTGGTCTCATTTCTTTGAAATATACTTTTCCCTCCCTGAAAATATATCACTATCGTCCATAGAAATGcaactctttttttggggggtaatgatgaacattaaaatatttttttatttttatgtttgtctctaaaatgtatgatttttttttttaaagaaatctttttttttgtctcaaaaagatattttttcattgaaaatgtattgctAGGTTTTTAAATACCGGTTCCCAACTTTATCTTTTTTCGTCAAGACATACACTTTTAGCTCTACAAAAAattatgacataaaaaaaaataatcacgtttttttctttgaaaataaactttattcccaaaaaacaaagcttttttctactgaaaaatattttcaatattatttcaaaaatgtgtccATTTTGGTATTTCAAATGTACCGTTTTTTCCGCTTGAAAATCTTGATTACTTTGTCAAAAATCAGGAAAAGAATTAAAATATAAGCATTCTAAGGATTAATTCTACAAGtgtattttgctttttgttggtctttttccttttttctataTTACTGTATTAAACATTGAGAACCACCAAGAATTTCTATATTCAGTGCAACAAGAGGAGAAATTGCCCAGAGCGGATGCACGAAATGCAGCATACAATGTCTTTTGACTAACAAAGGAACAAATGTTATCATACTACTAAACAGaagctgtttgtttttagtATGTTACTGATTGTTGACAATTACTTAGAACAATCTGGACAAGAACAACCTTGGGTAATGAGCCACACGTTGCTTCACCAaagacaaaattatttgatCATGTATAGGTGACTGCTTTGCAAAATTTCCAGTCAGTGCACACCGttttccataaataaaaaattatatatatttcttgCACAGCGGTTCACTTGCATTTAAACTGGCATGCTCGTTAAGAAAGCCATTTTGTGAACATACCTCCAGTTTCTGCAGCTTCTCCCGCTCCTCCCTGGCGAGCTCCTCTGGGGACTTCATTTTCTCCGAGGGTTGAGCCTTCATCTCGAAGCCCAGCTCCTTCACCATCTTGTCGTACTCCTCCAACTGCATAAACGTGAACGGCCAAAATTATAACCACAGttgttaattaattatgaataataaCTATTTATTATGTCAAGGAAAATGGCTGTTCGCGACCAACCACTGGTCTAGCTGTTGCTCCCACCTTTGGTTTTTCCACCGGCATGTCCTCCCGTTGAACTTTGGGCTTCTTATGCATCAGCATCTGGATGTTCTTCCACTCATGGTCCAGCTTCTCCGTCAGCTCTTGTGCCTCCTCCTTTTGCACCTGTCGTTCTCTCTGAGCAGAAAGAGGAGGATGACTGTTTTATTTGCCATGTCTCATGATTCCCATTGGCAAGGAGGGCACTCACCTTCTCCTTTTTGGACTTTTGGATGAGCTCCTCGATCAGCTCCTGCCTGGACTTGGCCTTCGGGCCTTCTTCATCGTCTGTGTGCTCCCCGGCGGTCTTCTTCCTTAGGaggcccccgccgccgccgaaGTGAGAGGCTGTCAACTCGgctacaaaaattcaaaaagatATTTTGGTTAATTGCAAACTCCTGTTTTAAGCACAAAGTGACCTTTAAACATTGACAAAATATGTAACCTGGGTTGGACATAACAgttcatttttcattattttacattgaggttagtttttcacttttttcattattcatttTAGTGATTCATAGAAGACATGATTGAAAATAATATACGGGTAGTTTCATTGCACAAGCGCAGTTTAATTgtgcttctttatttttatgatttatctAAGATGGATATTTATGAcaaattaatgacatttttcaaactGCATCTTTTTAAGACCTTAACCTTTTTTAATGTCATCATTTAACAGATTAACTTAACTTCAGAAGGGttaatcgttttttttaaataaaattctgtatatttttatgagatcaattaatttttattatataaatgaatttatatcatt encodes:
- the nop14 gene encoding nucleolar protein 14, giving the protein MGKVPKKRSVADKVRKVKTSTDIKNNPFEVKINRKKFDVLGRKSKHDVGLPGVSRSKAINKRKETLLKEYKQKNKSNKFIDRRFGEYDTNMEPEEKIMQRFAMERKRAHEKKDMYNLNEEEELTHYGQSLSEMEKFTDMANSDDESGDKGLLSAELTASHFGGGGGLLRKKTAGEHTDDEEGPKAKSRQELIEELIQKSKKEKRERQVQKEEAQELTEKLDHEWKNIQMLMHKKPKVQREDMPVEKPKLEEYDKMVKELGFEMKAQPSEKMKSPEELAREEREKLQKLEADRLRRMMGDEEAEAAPNRTYMSADDLQDGFILDKEDKKTLAYKDGKWNLDEEPDEDGEKGEEECEEEEEGDGGSNEEEEEEADGGSNAEEEEENDDDDDDEEEEEVEKEEDGHSDLESEQESEEEEEEEIKPKKSEEEKAALQEAAKAELPYTFTVPESSKDLEKLLRGHTPDNQRLIMARTQKCNHPSLAVGNKFKLQNLVGFLLEYLGELACRSPPELTIIDKLIPEVYSLCQMFPEAACKSMQTIIGDAAHSMEEVLEVKGNAAFPTLDMLIYLKVAALLFPTSDFRHPVTTPALLYICQALTKCPVRSLQDVTSGLVLCCVAVEYVSFSKRFLPELVNFLSGTLHLAVGDKTSAGYRVVPPFRSTGKYSNLLVLSDPESWKSWSRKSLPLSATQRLTLKKDLDADHYRLTCVSICLELLNKCCVLYKDLGCFTHIFQPITALLSQHLSSNLMPEPLKEVRASILEVLGGAPLARSRLVFDKKKPVPLKLFTPKIVQVLDYGKKRGGTKEQKEEHKLRHKYKKEFKGALREIRKDTRFLASEKLNDVMSRDAERKRKVKELFGSLATQEGEWKALKRRKRK